In the Dromaius novaehollandiae isolate bDroNov1 unplaced genomic scaffold, bDroNov1.hap1 HAP1_SCAFFOLD_27, whole genome shotgun sequence genome, cctcagctgtggcacagagcgcagactggtcatggtgaaacctgttaccaagagccaaagacaccgtgtgtgcaatggcctcacttcagagcagagacatgctggcatagatagcaggtggcaatgtaatggtgaaaggaggttcccactaagagagcaaaccctgcagtgcccaaggccatcggcaaaacagagctgggctgtgcaggaatggcaggagaggggtttgctgcctaaGCTGATTcacagtagtgggcatctagtgccctttgagatggcccgggaaattccccatctggcccccaccgGAGGCTCCAAAAGGATGAgtgtcacagtcactccaacaaaGGAAGcggacactggcacatgccttgaaCCATCTCTGCCTCTTCACATGTGGCCAGGTGTTTGTGTCTGGGCAACTGACTCTcactctccatctccactgattccaATGGGAgtttagacaaggagctcatggacagatctctctgttgtgcacgcttcagcttgggcaaggggaatctcagctcctgtgtgtttgtggatataatgggagggatctgaatcccactgcagcccagagccttctaaaccatcatgagatgcccagattgactcatctgaatcaatacctgaaccctggcatcaatgaatcccttcttgtctctgtctaggtgtcctgcccagTGAAGacatgggaagaggggcttccagagtgggacatttccacctcttgcaaataaccatcctctgatgagacaaattgcaatgctggaatcagtcttccttcagtgcttagagagggaccatcggtgattattttagtttattgcagtgaacatttcccaggaggagggagcacaagggacagagacattggTGTctgcagctgggcctctgctcctgagtggggccaggctcctgggatggagggagctcatggcaacctggcagcactgcccagacacagctgtgtgcaggagcagctcctctgccaagagcagcaggactgcgggcactgcctgctgctgctgacatgagctgagagaaggcagagagaagtggaaggcagtgtggagtgggaggacagaggagagctcactgcaggagaaatcttcacagccctttgcatggtaagtctctggctgcagggcaaagctactgaggttcctggaggggtcttctgaactcaGCCCAGACCATGGCTGACTGgatttttaatgctctctctcctgggttatccagggcatagcaggaggaggggcatcagagcagggattccctgacacaccatcacagggacaggacatTCTGCTACCTCCTTCCAGAGATCCTGCAGcagtgtgctgctggggtgggcacccaggtCTCCACAGGGCAGtgagtcagagcagcatccctgtgccccagggtgctgtgtgcccagggcagtgactctgccgcctgcaagggtcagcactcagcctgcctggggagctccccatgacgctgcagggagaagctctgggtgggaggactGACCCTGGCCAGGCAGGTTCATTTGTGGGTCAAGGATGCTCCCacctctagctcatgcacaggacatgtccagggggtcttttcaagaggcaGATTAAGAGAAGGGCTActcccaagggaaggagctttccttctggtgtctctgctttccgttttctccctaattttggcagggagaaaaaaggagagttttcttttttagcaaggaactgggactcacacacctcccctctcagagatcaggaggtctgggagaaagctcagcaaaccccttcaaccccacctccacctacagacagcattggcatcacctgtgtggtctgCCTGGGgtttatgttacctgctccttacgaGCTGTAGGCACAGAGacgcctctggacagtgcactgtcccggcaggtttctgtcaggcagatctgagcacacaaaaggtgtgacgcggtctgtgagcactgcctgggaaaagatgttgggagacagaaaggtgccagcagggactgctccaggcagcagagccaggcagggaaggagagggaactgctaacagaatcatcgtgggaggatggatttgggcaagtcatggtcagtccctccagggcaagcacattgcactgagcaagccccccatgtctctgctcccgcccagcagagcctctgccctgacagccatggagtccaggccatgagtcacgtcctctgcagccagacctccaacagaggagaggggcatctctcctgccaggggcccatttagcgctgcccagcaaaggggctgagcgtgactgccctgcaatgtcaccttctgccaggtggcatgcccagcagggtaaggtgaaggctttcccaagtgtccctctgcctctctccttgcctcccttggcagcaggatcatggtattgctccttcttccctctcctgtccatgctgctcctgttcttctctcaggctgtCCAGGGTGGacgggttttcagctgcagttcagacaccaccactgcgagttgggcagcagaggggtctgcatggaagtgaggggtccacagccccctcctaagcagtgcagctccaggaaatgcagtctgtggggttgggaaatgagctgatcctcccttaaggagagcccatcttcagtcctcatggtcctttgactgtttccctgtggtgtcctgccaggctgcgagctgccctccagaaaggcactgctgtctcatagcgtatctgtgatatctgagagactgtgaagacagtacagagatgcagagagtatggagatgatggtgggaggctgtatatagGCATCTGAAAAGAACCtggtgtgtccttggctagaaggggagtgtggagacctccctctggtgcctggagaaaaggtgagaaggttggagaccagcactttgaaagtggagtcctctgctctcagcagtggctggtttccttttagggcaacatataagtgcgatcgtccaccagctcaatgaggtgggagcacaggacagctgggaacaagactaatagacagactagctgtcctcatgctgcaagaagggacagtgaatccgttttcTTCAGGACTCACAggagaaatgccaaggatttctaccttcgAGGAatactccccaggggtgacaaggacatctcaaagaaaataagaaatccctaaaactctgttcctcaaacctcattctttagaatggggagtgaagatgctggaaagcccttctacatgatgGGTggatttcagctgacagaaatggtgaatgtcagagctagtcacccccattcctccatttccactgctgtacagcaggactgactcctctggagcccatgggcagtggcccctgctcctcacagcagcacactcagccagtgcaaagtggagctgaagcaagggagatgcacaaagatcctctcagtaaagagacaGGCAATGTGGGGAGTTGTATGGGAACTGCAGCAACTGGGGTTCTTTGCTTGAAAAGTCCCTCCTAacttctgaatgtcttttcttctttggacagtcccccatgcccggaCATAGcagaatgtccaacagcagctccctcaatgagtttcTCCTCTTGCCATTTTCAGACAAGccggagctgcagctcttgcacttctcgctcttcctgggcatctacctggctgccctcctgggcaatggcctcatcatcacagctgtagcctgcaaccaccacctccacacccccacgtacttcttcctcctcaacctctccctcctcgaccttggctccatctccactactgtccccaaatccatggccaattccctgtggaacaccagggccatttcctactcaggatgtgctgctcaagtctttCTATTTGTATTCTTGtcaggaggagagtattctctcctcacagtcatggcctatgaccgctttgttgccatctgcaaacccctgcactatgggaccctcatgggcagcagagcttgtgtcagaatggcagcagctgcctggagcagtggtcttctctatgctgtgctgcacactgccaacacattttTAATACCACtgtgccaaggcaacacagtggaccagttcttctgtgaagttccccagatcctcaagctctcctgctcagacttctacctcagggaagctggactTATcatggttagtctttgtttagctttggggtgtttcattttcattgtggtgtcctacgtgcagatcttcactgctgtgctgaggatcccctctgagcagggccggcacaaagccttttccatgtgcctcccgcacctggccgtggtctccctgtttgtcagtacttcattttttgcctacctgaagcccccctccatctcctccccagctctggatctggtggtggctgttctgtactcggtggtgcctccagcactgaaccccctcatctacagcatgaggaacaagcagctccaggatgccctgaggaaactggttcagctggtactagttcagcagcaatgagctgcccatctctcttcacaagcagttcccagtttatctcaggcaactcttgtgctttgggagttctgtctgtgatagccatttttgtgcacaaatgtctgaatttctcccacttctccagaggcgcaAACCTCGTCTGTCTACCCCAGAGGCCTTCTATAAATCTGCCAACcactgtcagagctggcctcccaagtagcattgctgtaataaaagaggatctccttagtcctgtgcctgaaggatgggctcttcttcccaagctggagctgaGAATACACCCAgcgaattgcacctgaaaaggccttgttgccatgcctgggttttgcatgggctaaggggGATGCACTCATAGGGTGATGTGTTGTGGTGCCCAATGGGTGCCCAGTACCCCTGGAGAGGGTGGGtgctcaagaggtctctgctggggactgtcccatgtattagagggctggtgacagatgcccatccctcTGGACGGAAATATtaggcacctggagagcacagggcatctccagggcagcgtgtgcctggagtgggcagtgagaggagactccccaaaccaagtggagtcacccaaaggtgaagggccaaacagaggaatgcaccacatcagggctctgcagtctcagcagagggagtgggctgggtctaatgacacccctgaacacctcctgagcaatgtgaaatgccctgtgattgctccaagcatcctccacagccacagaccctggggagggtttgtcaggtgccatgatgctggtccagctgggtctgccctcaccagcatgaccagtgcggag is a window encoding:
- the LOC135326317 gene encoding olfactory receptor 14A16-like, translating into MVLKEKQDQSLPFVICAQGDRVEMCHDLERNLPGDGSHLQKTVLYRVITAYSRAMRVAQSPMPGHSRMSNSSSLNEFLLLPFSDKPELQLLHFSLFLGIYLAALLGGEYSLLTVMAYDRFVAICKPLHYGTLMGSRACVRMAAAAWSSGLLYAVLHTANTFLIPLCQGNTVDQFFCEVPQILKLSCSDFYLREAGLIMVSLCLALGCFIFIVVSYVQIFTAVLRIPSEQGRHKAFSMCLPHLAVVSLFVSTSFFAYLKPPSISSPALDLVVAVLYSVVPPRRKPRLSTPEAFYKSANHCQSWPPK